One Paraburkholderia kururiensis DNA window includes the following coding sequences:
- a CDS encoding ABC transporter permease — protein sequence MSTRESTLAVAPGPASAATASRLSTLHEPLIRGIVPVLLIALWQLASSLGVTSEFVLPAPASVLAAYRELWQSGDLQDALKVSLARAALGLLIGGGGGLLLGVAAGLSRSAERGFDSVLQMLRTIPFIALVPIFVVWFGIGEFSKVALIVGAAISPMYLSTYHAIRGIDPKLLELGRTFRLTRAHQVRLIILPMSLPGILVGVRYSAAISLLALVAAEQINASAGIGFILNNANQFQRTDIIIAGILVYAVLGIAVDALLRLIERKALAWRGAHV from the coding sequence ATGTCCACCAGAGAATCCACCTTGGCCGTGGCGCCGGGGCCCGCTTCCGCTGCCACGGCATCGCGGCTTTCCACGCTGCACGAACCGCTCATTCGCGGCATCGTGCCCGTGCTGCTGATTGCGCTGTGGCAACTGGCGTCCTCGCTGGGCGTGACGAGCGAATTCGTGCTGCCGGCGCCGGCATCCGTGCTCGCCGCCTACCGCGAGCTGTGGCAATCGGGCGACCTGCAGGATGCGCTGAAGGTGTCGCTGGCGCGTGCGGCATTGGGCCTCCTGATCGGCGGGGGCGGCGGGCTGCTGCTGGGTGTGGCGGCGGGTCTGAGCCGATCGGCGGAACGCGGCTTCGATTCCGTGCTGCAGATGCTGCGCACCATCCCGTTCATTGCGCTCGTACCAATCTTCGTCGTGTGGTTCGGTATCGGAGAGTTCTCGAAGGTGGCATTGATCGTCGGTGCGGCGATTTCGCCGATGTATCTGAGCACGTATCACGCGATACGCGGCATCGATCCCAAGCTGCTGGAACTCGGCCGCACCTTCCGCCTGACACGGGCGCACCAGGTCCGCCTCATCATCCTGCCCATGTCGTTACCCGGGATATTGGTCGGCGTCCGGTATTCCGCCGCAATCTCGCTGCTCGCGCTCGTGGCGGCGGAGCAGATCAATGCAAGCGCCGGCATCGGGTTCATTCTGAATAACGCCAACCAGTTCCAGCGCACCGACATCATCATCGCGGGCATTCTCGTTTATGCGGTGTTGGGTATCGCCGTCGACGCGCTGCTGCGGCTGATCGAGCGCAAGGCGCTCGCCTGGAGAGGTGCTCATGTCTGA
- a CDS encoding ABC transporter ATP-binding protein, protein MSELAYQLDQEAAPVVASLSRVGKRYGDNTVLDHVDFTVRKGEAVALVGPSGTGKTTLLRLLAGLESATGGRTDVSENTSVVFQEPRLIQALRVWKNVLLDDAHKPDAKDRARAALQDVGLEDKLASWPVSLSGGQAQRVAVARALYRRPDLMLLDEPFSALDAFTRRSMQSLVLSLWARYRFGLVIVTHDLDEALILADRIVILSRGRICHETTVDLPRERDVTSPEFNALKRELLGQFSLSVS, encoded by the coding sequence ATGTCTGAGCTCGCCTATCAGCTGGATCAAGAGGCGGCGCCGGTTGTCGCCAGTCTGTCGCGTGTGGGCAAACGCTATGGCGACAACACCGTGCTGGACCACGTCGACTTCACGGTGCGCAAGGGCGAGGCGGTCGCGCTCGTGGGACCGTCGGGCACCGGCAAGACCACGCTGTTGCGGCTGCTCGCTGGGCTCGAGTCGGCAACGGGCGGCCGCACGGACGTGTCGGAGAACACGTCGGTCGTATTCCAGGAGCCGAGGCTGATTCAGGCGCTGCGCGTGTGGAAGAACGTTCTGCTGGACGATGCGCACAAACCGGATGCGAAAGACCGGGCGCGCGCCGCATTGCAGGACGTGGGGCTCGAAGACAAGCTGGCGAGCTGGCCTGTCAGTCTTTCCGGCGGGCAGGCGCAACGCGTCGCCGTCGCCCGCGCGCTGTATCGTCGCCCCGACCTCATGCTGCTGGACGAGCCGTTCAGCGCTTTGGACGCATTCACGCGGCGCAGCATGCAGAGCCTCGTTCTGAGCCTGTGGGCGCGATACCGGTTCGGGCTCGTCATCGTGACTCACGACCTGGATGAGGCGCTGATCCTGGCCGATCGCATCGTCATTCTTTCCAGAGGCAGGATCTGCCACGAAACGACGGTGGATCTGCCGCGCGAACGCGACGTGACGTCGCCCGAATTCAACGCGCTCAAGCGCGAGTTGCTGGGGCAGTTTTCGCTCAGCGTGTCCTGA
- a CDS encoding ABC transporter substrate-binding protein: MSLKKTLYATAAALLAVLPAAITLTASGTAAAQTQQVDLKKTKLVIAYQDPAFPALIRKSGVVDGTPYQIEWVLLTGPAANLSALYAGRIDLGHMGDTSLTIEQANARTEWTKETAPLRIVAGWRNAHSKEYLPEVTAVRTSAGIGSVQAIKEHKFGYNYGGYNHAQYLATLVKAGLTEKDIQPVKFADGATSAAGFNAGEVDVYSGALGPILTTVHSGAGRVLLTDRDTGIPALNVWTTTSADLKDPAKVAAFQDFFARLSGYWAWHDAHRDEVIGVLKETLKISDERAAFEYEVRSGGFVRFDGGLLGQEQKIADILYDGHAIRKKVKVDVEYDPRFNAVQKAVWPIPSRD, from the coding sequence ATGTCGCTCAAAAAAACGCTATACGCTACCGCCGCTGCGCTTCTTGCTGTCCTGCCCGCAGCCATCACGCTCACGGCATCCGGTACGGCCGCGGCGCAGACGCAGCAGGTCGATCTCAAGAAGACGAAGCTCGTCATCGCCTATCAAGATCCGGCGTTTCCGGCCTTGATCCGCAAGTCGGGGGTGGTGGACGGAACGCCTTACCAGATCGAATGGGTCCTGTTGACGGGGCCCGCCGCCAACCTGTCGGCGCTGTACGCCGGCCGGATCGACCTGGGCCACATGGGCGATACGTCGCTCACCATCGAGCAGGCCAACGCGCGCACGGAATGGACGAAGGAAACGGCGCCGCTGCGCATCGTTGCCGGCTGGCGCAATGCCCATTCGAAGGAATATCTGCCGGAGGTCACGGCGGTGCGCACGAGCGCCGGCATTGGCAGCGTGCAGGCCATCAAGGAGCACAAGTTCGGCTACAACTACGGTGGCTACAATCACGCCCAATACCTGGCTACGCTGGTCAAGGCCGGATTGACCGAAAAGGACATTCAGCCCGTCAAGTTCGCGGACGGCGCAACGTCTGCGGCCGGTTTCAATGCGGGGGAAGTGGATGTCTATTCGGGCGCGCTTGGCCCGATCCTGACGACGGTTCACTCGGGCGCCGGCCGTGTTTTGCTGACCGACCGCGACACGGGAATTCCCGCCCTCAACGTCTGGACCACGACTTCGGCCGACCTGAAAGATCCCGCCAAGGTGGCCGCATTCCAGGATTTCTTTGCCCGGCTCTCGGGATACTGGGCCTGGCACGACGCGCACAGGGACGAGGTGATCGGCGTGCTGAAAGAGACGCTGAAGATCTCGGACGAACGCGCCGCATTCGAGTACGAAGTGCGCAGCGGCGGCTTTGTCCGGTTTGACGGCGGTCTGCTCGGGCAGGAGCAGAAGATCGCGGACATCCTCTACGACGGACACGCGATCAGGAAGAAAGTGAAGGTCGACGTCGAATACGATCCGCGGTTCAACGCCGTGCAAAAGGCCGTCTGGCCCATTCCGTCACGCGACTGA
- a CDS encoding amino acid ABC transporter permease, translating to MTHNGARSRRLTPGVSAALAVLAVGALLWVFAPDSGSRGETLARFIEWSPALAHGFALNVLISAGAIGIGSLLGLVVGALALAPSLPGRMARLWVGAFRNAPWLVLVYFTTYVFPFEFNVFGVTLPFPDWLKVTLALALPASANIAEVFRGAVASIPTTQWEAAGSLALSRTQILLHIVLPQCVRRMLPPWMNVYAIITMGTALSSLVGVHDLIDTAQIASSTVARSSFTVLSYLATLFIFFAYCYPISRFTRWLERRFASA from the coding sequence ATGACGCATAACGGCGCCCGTTCGCGACGCCTGACGCCCGGCGTGAGCGCCGCGCTCGCCGTGCTCGCCGTCGGCGCGCTGCTCTGGGTTTTCGCGCCCGACAGCGGATCGCGCGGCGAAACGCTCGCGCGCTTCATCGAATGGTCGCCCGCGCTCGCACATGGCTTCGCGCTGAACGTTCTCATCAGCGCCGGCGCGATCGGCATCGGGTCGCTGCTGGGCCTCGTGGTCGGGGCGCTCGCGCTCGCCCCCTCGCTGCCCGGACGCATGGCGAGGCTCTGGGTAGGCGCGTTTCGCAACGCGCCCTGGCTCGTGCTGGTGTACTTCACCACCTACGTCTTTCCGTTCGAGTTCAACGTATTCGGCGTCACGCTGCCGTTTCCCGACTGGCTCAAGGTGACACTGGCGCTTGCGTTGCCCGCAAGCGCCAACATTGCCGAAGTGTTTCGCGGCGCGGTGGCGTCCATCCCCACCACACAGTGGGAAGCGGCGGGCTCGCTAGCGCTCTCCCGCACGCAGATCCTGCTGCACATCGTGTTGCCGCAGTGCGTGCGCCGCATGCTGCCGCCGTGGATGAACGTCTACGCGATCATCACCATGGGCACGGCGCTGTCCTCGCTCGTTGGCGTGCACGACCTGATCGACACCGCGCAGATCGCCAGCAGCACGGTGGCGCGCTCCAGCTTCACGGTGCTCTCGTATCTGGCCACCTTGTTCATCTTCTTCGCTTACTGCTATCCGATCTCGCGCTTCACGCGCTGGCTCGAAAGGCGGTTCGCCAGCGCGTAA
- a CDS encoding amino acid ABC transporter permease produces the protein MAAWFHTFIDKAAHAGLDYRFLFDAYERTPFLQGIAVSVELVVATLAGSALAGLLLLLALRHRSPWVAGAARAFVELTRNTPTLVQLYCAFLVFNMLITQWLRESHVDNPFKPFFWVVLVLSLHKGAFHAEALRAGFDALPVQTLEGAASLGFDRATRFWRIELPLALRTALPALVNNFVELVKATALASAIAVGDMTYQSIMIWTQRDNVLALMVLILLFFGLLTWLVSLAGRWLERRLWIPGYGA, from the coding sequence ATGGCCGCGTGGTTCCACACGTTCATCGACAAGGCCGCGCACGCCGGGCTCGACTACCGGTTCCTGTTCGATGCTTACGAGCGCACGCCGTTTCTGCAAGGCATCGCCGTGAGCGTGGAGCTGGTCGTCGCGACGCTGGCCGGCAGCGCCCTCGCCGGCCTGTTGCTGCTGCTCGCCTTGCGCCACCGCAGCCCGTGGGTGGCCGGGGCCGCGCGCGCCTTCGTGGAGCTCACGCGCAACACGCCCACTCTCGTGCAGTTGTACTGCGCGTTTCTGGTGTTCAACATGCTGATTACGCAATGGCTGCGCGAGAGCCACGTCGATAATCCGTTCAAGCCGTTTTTCTGGGTCGTGCTGGTGTTGTCGCTGCATAAGGGCGCCTTCCATGCCGAGGCATTGCGCGCAGGTTTCGACGCGCTACCCGTGCAAACGCTGGAGGGCGCGGCTTCGCTCGGCTTCGACCGTGCCACGCGTTTCTGGCGCATCGAACTTCCGCTTGCGCTGCGCACCGCGCTGCCCGCGCTCGTGAACAATTTCGTGGAGCTGGTCAAGGCGACGGCGCTGGCATCCGCCATCGCGGTGGGCGACATGACCTATCAGTCGATCATGATCTGGACCCAACGCGATAACGTGCTGGCACTGATGGTGCTGATTCTCCTGTTCTTCGGCCTGCTGACGTGGCTCGTGAGCCTCGCCGGGCGCTGGCTCGAACGACGCCTGTGGATTCCCGGCTATGGCGCCTAG
- a CDS encoding transporter substrate-binding domain-containing protein: protein MTSSQAAHNKLLVFLSQCAAIALAALAAPAHADQTLDKINARHEIAVGVMIAGSPFGSLDPQTQQPRGVNVDLANDIGKRLGVKVQLVSVQPSTRVQFLQQGKVDILIANMEYNAQRGEILDHVPTPYYRVGGTAITPQSSGITKWEDLRGKPVCISQGSSYIRPVVEKYGAVPRAFPGAAQSLLALRGGSCVAAVHDAAPLLYPLQQHDPEWRDYRTLQPELEPAPSVIWVRQGEKDTAAKLDAIVRDWHRTGWLIEVEAKNGLTPPSPALAEWHRQLPAEQ, encoded by the coding sequence ATGACATCCAGCCAGGCGGCCCATAACAAGCTTCTCGTATTTCTTTCCCAGTGCGCGGCGATTGCGCTTGCCGCACTCGCCGCACCGGCCCATGCCGACCAGACGCTCGACAAGATCAACGCACGCCACGAAATTGCGGTCGGCGTGATGATCGCGGGCAGCCCGTTCGGCTCGCTTGACCCGCAAACGCAACAGCCGCGCGGCGTAAACGTCGACCTCGCCAACGACATCGGCAAACGCCTCGGCGTGAAGGTCCAATTGGTATCGGTGCAGCCCTCCACACGTGTGCAGTTTCTGCAACAGGGCAAGGTGGACATCCTCATTGCGAACATGGAGTACAACGCGCAGCGCGGCGAGATTCTCGACCACGTGCCGACGCCCTATTACCGCGTCGGCGGCACAGCTATCACGCCCCAATCGAGCGGCATCACGAAGTGGGAGGACCTGCGCGGCAAGCCCGTCTGCATTTCGCAAGGCAGCAGCTATATCCGCCCGGTCGTGGAGAAATATGGGGCCGTGCCGCGTGCGTTTCCGGGTGCAGCGCAGTCCCTGCTCGCGCTGCGCGGCGGCAGCTGCGTCGCGGCAGTCCACGACGCCGCACCGCTTCTTTATCCGCTACAGCAGCACGATCCGGAGTGGCGCGACTACCGTACGCTGCAGCCGGAGCTGGAGCCTGCGCCTTCGGTCATCTGGGTACGGCAAGGCGAAAAGGACACGGCGGCGAAGCTCGACGCGATCGTGCGCGACTGGCATCGCACGGGTTGGCTCATCGAGGTCGAAGCGAAGAACGGTCTGACGCCGCCCTCGCCGGCGCTCGCAGAATGGCACCGGCAATTGCCGGCAGAGCAATAA
- a CDS encoding amino acid ABC transporter ATP-binding protein: MNRIAFEELAALTSVAARHDENAVSRAHGEGALLSLRDVHLSYGDTPVLKGIDLSVRRGQAVSIIGPSGSGKSTILRCINGLIAPQAGEIYVDGIDVRAQKTDAQRIALRKRIGFVFQQFNLFPHLSVLDNLTIAPMRVLGRSRAQAESDAHALLAKVRLADKAKAYPGALSGGQQQRVAIARTLAMRPDLILFDEVTSALDPETVGEVLNVIGELADEGQTCVLVTHEMRFAEEISDEVFFTEGGVIVERGTAQQLFHYPAHERTRFFLQRARGEDRAGRALRRA, from the coding sequence ATGAACCGGATCGCATTCGAAGAACTCGCGGCGCTGACGAGCGTGGCCGCGCGCCACGATGAAAATGCGGTCTCTCGCGCCCATGGCGAGGGCGCGCTGCTTTCGTTGCGCGACGTGCACCTGTCGTACGGCGACACGCCCGTGCTCAAGGGCATCGACCTCTCGGTCAGGCGCGGGCAGGCCGTGTCGATCATCGGCCCATCCGGCTCGGGCAAGTCCACCATCCTGCGCTGCATCAACGGGCTCATCGCGCCGCAGGCGGGCGAAATTTACGTCGACGGCATCGACGTGCGTGCGCAGAAGACGGACGCGCAGCGTATCGCCTTGCGCAAGCGCATTGGCTTCGTGTTCCAGCAGTTCAACCTCTTCCCGCATTTGAGCGTGCTGGACAACCTGACCATCGCGCCCATGCGTGTGCTCGGCCGCAGCCGTGCGCAGGCGGAGAGTGACGCTCATGCGCTGCTCGCCAAAGTGCGCCTTGCCGACAAGGCGAAGGCCTATCCCGGCGCCTTGTCCGGGGGGCAGCAGCAGCGTGTGGCCATTGCCCGCACGCTGGCCATGCGACCGGACCTGATCCTGTTCGATGAAGTGACGTCGGCGCTGGACCCCGAGACGGTGGGCGAAGTGTTGAACGTGATCGGCGAACTGGCCGACGAAGGGCAGACCTGCGTGCTCGTCACGCACGAAATGCGCTTTGCCGAAGAGATCAGCGACGAAGTGTTTTTCACGGAGGGCGGCGTGATCGTCGAGCGCGGCACTGCGCAGCAACTCTTCCACTATCCGGCGCACGAACGAACCCGGTTCTTCCTGCAGCGTGCCCGCGGCGAGGACCGTGCCGGACGCGCACTGCGACGCGCGTGA
- a CDS encoding cysteine dioxygenase family protein, which translates to MTTTTTEPSRAIAAQRREAVQDLLAGARRIIEERGVTREALNAISARLLELATRSELFDAADFPPPQRDSGDTSTRYRLNPGEDGLALYLNSLLPGKTTIPHNHDTWAVIAAIEGAELNRIYRRTDDGRDPEHATLELLQEVVIRPGVPIAFMPDDIHSIHVGGAQPTLHFHLYGRPLDTLTGRLGFEPDTGRVVRYNAKHMQQATQAVG; encoded by the coding sequence ATGACGACCACGACGACTGAACCCAGCCGCGCCATTGCGGCGCAACGACGCGAGGCAGTGCAGGACCTGCTTGCCGGCGCCCGGCGGATCATCGAAGAGCGAGGGGTGACGCGCGAAGCGCTGAACGCCATCAGCGCGCGGCTGCTGGAACTGGCGACACGTAGCGAGCTATTCGATGCGGCGGATTTTCCACCGCCCCAGCGCGATAGCGGCGATACCTCGACACGCTACCGGCTCAACCCCGGCGAAGACGGGCTGGCGCTCTACCTGAACTCGCTGCTGCCGGGCAAGACCACGATCCCCCACAACCACGACACGTGGGCGGTCATCGCCGCCATCGAAGGCGCCGAGCTGAACCGCATCTACCGGCGTACGGACGACGGTCGCGACCCCGAGCATGCGACGCTCGAACTGCTACAGGAAGTCGTGATACGTCCCGGCGTCCCGATCGCTTTTATGCCTGACGACATCCACAGCATTCACGTGGGCGGCGCGCAGCCCACGCTCCACTTCCATCTCTACGGCCGCCCGCTCGATACGCTGACGGGCCGCCTCGGCTTCGAGCCGGATACGGGGCGCGTCGTACGCTACAACGCAAAGCACATGCAGCAGGCTACCCAGGCCGTCGGCTGA
- the metC gene encoding cystathionine beta-lyase yields the protein MAAPRDQWRTRVLHAGSPSFDNGAVPVNVPVVRASTVRFASHADREALHERREAGEPVSTYGRHGMATHRALEAAIGELEGASHVLLAPSGLAAISLVFVALLSPGDHVLVQDSVYGPVRERVEPLLTRLGVSFDYFSAGAGWPEALVRPETRLVYAESPSSFLYEVIDLPALAAFARGHGIALAVDNTWGAGLLYQPLALGADISVQATTKYLGGHSDLMQGAVATSNPSLARRLRDTHDALGLAVGADDAYLALRGIRTLAVRLAQHGRHALEVARFLQSERSVVTRVFHPALPDDPGHALWRRDFNGANGLVSFALRHASTEQAAAFVDALRLFGMGASWGGFESLALVAPPSRLREQRYWRGNEPVVRLHVGLEDPADLIADLEQAFQRVLS from the coding sequence ATGGCGGCGCCTCGCGACCAATGGCGAACGCGCGTGCTGCACGCGGGTTCGCCCTCGTTCGACAACGGCGCGGTGCCCGTGAACGTGCCCGTGGTGCGCGCCAGCACCGTGCGCTTCGCAAGCCATGCGGATCGCGAAGCGTTGCACGAGCGGCGCGAAGCAGGCGAGCCGGTCAGCACCTATGGCCGGCACGGCATGGCGACGCACCGTGCGCTCGAAGCGGCCATCGGCGAACTGGAAGGCGCAAGCCACGTGCTGCTCGCGCCCTCGGGGCTCGCGGCGATCTCGCTCGTCTTCGTCGCGCTGCTGTCGCCCGGCGACCACGTGCTCGTGCAGGACAGCGTCTACGGCCCGGTGCGCGAGCGCGTGGAGCCGCTGCTTACGCGTCTTGGCGTGTCGTTCGACTATTTCAGCGCGGGCGCGGGCTGGCCTGAAGCGCTCGTGCGACCGGAAACGCGGCTTGTCTACGCGGAGTCACCGTCGTCGTTCCTCTATGAGGTGATCGATCTGCCGGCGCTCGCGGCATTCGCACGTGGGCACGGCATAGCGCTCGCCGTGGACAACACGTGGGGCGCAGGGCTGCTTTACCAGCCGCTCGCACTCGGCGCCGACATCTCGGTGCAGGCCACCACGAAATACCTGGGTGGTCATTCGGACTTGATGCAGGGTGCTGTGGCGACCTCTAATCCCTCGCTTGCGCGCAGGCTGCGCGACACGCACGACGCGCTGGGTCTTGCCGTCGGCGCGGACGACGCCTATCTGGCGCTGCGCGGTATCCGCACGCTGGCCGTGCGTCTTGCGCAGCACGGCCGCCATGCCCTCGAGGTGGCGCGGTTTCTCCAGAGCGAGCGCAGTGTGGTGACGCGCGTATTTCATCCGGCGTTGCCCGACGATCCCGGTCATGCGCTGTGGCGGCGCGACTTCAACGGCGCCAACGGGCTCGTGTCGTTCGCCTTGCGGCACGCCAGCACGGAACAGGCGGCCGCGTTCGTCGACGCCTTGCGCCTCTTCGGCATGGGCGCGTCGTGGGGCGGCTTCGAAAGCCTCGCGCTGGTCGCACCGCCGTCGCGTCTGCGCGAACAGCGCTACTGGCGCGGCAACGAGCCGGTCGTGCGGTTGCACGTTGGCCTCGAAGATCCGGCCGATCTGATCGCAGATCTCGAGCAGGCGTTTCAGCGTGTGTTGTCCTGA
- a CDS encoding rhodanese-like domain-containing protein translates to MPDLFSLIPATTLREWLNDADEIALFDVREAGEFGEGHPFFAIPLPYSRLELDAGRLAPRRDVRVVLLDSGERNEAVARRAAHRLTALGYTRVAVLQGGARGWSAAGYTLFKGVNVPSKTFGELVEHAYGTPHIAAEELARRQAARAPLVLLDGRTVEEHRKMTIPGAVSCPNGELPYRLGALATDPNTPVVIHCAGRTRSIIGAQLLRSLGVPNPVVALENGTQGWTLAGLALEYGSARRYPDTVDRIALADARERAKALAQRFELTTLDAAGAQAWLDAADRTTYLLDVRSAAEFQHDGVPGAVHAPGGQLLQATDQTIGVRGARALLVDHDGIRAPVIATWLDQMGIETALVAAHDAQRLRLRDSNELAPHAADEAAPIDARALRKLRDSAQRLHLLDLRSSAVHRQGHPVGARWAIRPKVVEALEGAVLSDSVVLFADCFAVAALAAHDLREAGFTQVSIARDGVETLRAAGYAFETSPHSLPDHERIDYLFFVHDRHEGNLDAARAYLAWETGLIAQCAPDELQHFRIAAQPSHADTIDTIDRLIHS, encoded by the coding sequence ATGCCCGACCTCTTTTCGCTGATTCCCGCGACGACGCTGCGCGAATGGCTCAACGACGCCGACGAGATCGCCCTTTTCGATGTGCGCGAGGCCGGCGAATTCGGCGAAGGCCATCCGTTCTTCGCCATTCCCTTGCCGTACAGCCGGCTCGAACTGGACGCCGGCCGTCTCGCGCCGCGCCGTGACGTGCGTGTCGTGCTGCTCGACAGCGGCGAGCGCAACGAAGCCGTTGCGCGCCGCGCGGCACACCGGCTGACGGCACTGGGGTACACGCGCGTTGCCGTGTTGCAGGGCGGGGCGCGCGGGTGGTCCGCGGCGGGCTACACGCTGTTCAAGGGCGTGAACGTACCGTCGAAGACATTTGGCGAACTCGTCGAACACGCTTATGGGACGCCGCATATCGCCGCAGAGGAACTGGCGAGGCGGCAGGCGGCGCGTGCGCCGCTCGTCCTGCTGGACGGCCGCACGGTGGAAGAGCACCGGAAGATGACGATCCCGGGCGCGGTGAGTTGCCCGAACGGCGAACTACCTTATCGGCTGGGCGCACTGGCAACCGACCCGAACACGCCTGTCGTGATTCATTGCGCGGGGCGTACGCGCAGCATCATCGGCGCGCAACTGCTGCGCAGTCTGGGCGTGCCGAATCCCGTCGTCGCGCTCGAAAACGGCACGCAGGGCTGGACCCTGGCCGGACTCGCGCTCGAATACGGCAGTGCGCGGCGCTACCCGGATACCGTCGATCGAATCGCGCTCGCCGATGCCCGCGAGCGGGCGAAGGCGCTGGCGCAGCGCTTCGAATTGACCACGCTCGACGCAGCGGGCGCGCAGGCATGGCTCGACGCGGCAGACCGCACGACCTACCTGCTGGACGTGCGCAGTGCCGCCGAATTCCAGCATGACGGCGTGCCGGGCGCCGTGCATGCGCCGGGCGGCCAGCTGCTTCAGGCCACCGACCAGACCATCGGGGTGCGTGGCGCACGCGCGCTGCTGGTCGATCACGACGGCATACGGGCGCCCGTGATCGCCACGTGGCTCGACCAGATGGGAATCGAAACGGCCCTGGTCGCGGCGCACGACGCACAGCGCCTGCGCCTGCGCGATTCGAATGAACTTGCGCCGCATGCGGCAGACGAAGCCGCGCCGATCGACGCGCGAGCGCTGCGCAAGCTACGCGACAGCGCCCAGCGGCTCCATCTGCTCGATCTGCGTTCCAGTGCGGTTCATCGCCAGGGCCACCCGGTAGGCGCGCGTTGGGCGATCCGGCCGAAGGTCGTTGAAGCGCTCGAAGGTGCGGTGCTGTCCGACTCCGTGGTGCTGTTCGCGGACTGCTTTGCCGTGGCGGCACTCGCGGCCCACGACCTGCGCGAAGCGGGTTTCACGCAGGTCTCGATCGCAAGAGACGGCGTGGAGACGTTGCGCGCCGCTGGCTACGCATTCGAGACATCGCCGCACTCGCTGCCGGACCACGAGCGTATCGACTACCTCTTTTTCGTACACGACCGGCATGAAGGCAATCTCGATGCCGCACGCGCTTATCTGGCCTGGGAAACCGGCCTGATCGCGCAGTGCGCACCGGACGAACTCCAGCACTTTCGCATTGCTGCGCAACCTTCCCACGCCGACACGATCGACACGATCGACCGGTTGATCCACTCATGA
- a CDS encoding transporter substrate-binding domain-containing protein produces the protein MTLRQSRRTRRAHVLLSALFACCAWMDGAHADATLDHIKSRGTLVVGVVLDGTYGTLDPVTRKPVGYNVELGESLARHLGVNFEAIEVTPPNRVQFLQQGKVDALIASMQYTKERDEILSYVPTPFEEIGGSAMVHKGAGIHDWSDLRDKPVCVSQGSNYTKPLIEQYGAQVKAFKGMPEALLALRGGACVASVHVTPGIQARLAGTSGEWKDYESPMPTQLIPSPSVIWVRKGQTDTVAAFDKIVKDWHRTGFLIDEGNKWHMPPSQPLLEWHRQYAANKEN, from the coding sequence ATGACACTCCGCCAATCGAGGCGCACGCGCCGCGCCCATGTTCTGCTGTCCGCGCTTTTCGCCTGTTGCGCATGGATGGACGGCGCCCACGCCGACGCCACGCTCGACCACATCAAATCGCGCGGCACGCTGGTGGTCGGCGTCGTGCTGGACGGCACGTATGGCACGCTCGATCCCGTCACGCGCAAGCCCGTGGGGTACAACGTCGAGCTGGGCGAGAGCCTTGCCCGCCATCTCGGCGTGAACTTCGAGGCAATCGAGGTGACGCCGCCCAACCGCGTGCAGTTCCTGCAGCAGGGCAAGGTGGATGCGCTGATCGCGAGCATGCAGTACACGAAGGAGCGCGACGAAATATTGAGCTACGTGCCGACGCCTTTCGAAGAGATCGGCGGCAGCGCGATGGTGCACAAGGGTGCGGGCATTCACGACTGGAGCGATCTGCGCGACAAGCCCGTGTGCGTCTCGCAGGGCAGCAATTACACGAAGCCGCTGATTGAACAGTACGGTGCCCAGGTCAAGGCGTTCAAGGGCATGCCCGAGGCGCTGCTCGCCTTGCGCGGCGGCGCGTGCGTCGCGTCGGTCCATGTGACGCCCGGCATTCAGGCACGGCTTGCGGGTACGTCCGGCGAATGGAAAGACTACGAGTCGCCCATGCCGACGCAACTCATTCCGTCGCCCTCGGTGATCTGGGTTCGCAAGGGCCAGACGGACACCGTCGCGGCCTTCGACAAGATCGTCAAGGACTGGCACCGCACCGGTTTCCTGATCGATGAGGGCAACAAGTGGCACATGCCGCCTTCGCAGCCATTGCTGGAATGGCACCGCCAATATGCCGCCAACAAGGAAAACTGA